The genomic window CGGAGCTGTACCGCCTCAGCAGCCCCAGCACGGCGGGTGGCGGCACGGTGCGCTATGTGAGCCGGACGAAACACACCTTCGTGGACGACATCGAGGCCAGGGAAGACGCCGGAACGCCCGCCATCCTCGGCAAGATTCGCACGGCGCTCGCCTTCCGGGTTAAGGAAGAACTTGGGGTCAGGGCGCTGACCGAGCGCGAGCATGAGCTGTTCGGGCGGGCGGTGACGCGACTGGGTATCCATCCCCGCGTGCAACTCCTCGGCAACCCGGACGCGCCCCGGCTGGCCTTCCTGTCGTTTCTGGTGAAGGCCGAGGACGGCACTTACCTGCACCCGCGCTTCGTGGTGCGGCTGCTCAACGACCTTTTCGGCATTCAGGCGCGCGGCGGTTGCGCCTGCGCCGGGCCGTATGGGCACGCGCTGCTCGACATTGACGACGAACGCTCTGAGCGGTATTTCCAGTGCGTGATGAGTGACCTCGACGGCCTCAAGCCCGGCTGGACGCGCCTCAACCTTGCCCCCTGGGCCACCGACGAGGAAGTGGACTTTCTACTCTCGGCCATCGAATTCGTCGCTGAGCACGGCGAGAAGTTCCTGCCGCTCTACGACTTCGATTGGAAGACCGGCGCCTGGACGCATCCGCAGGACGCTGCGCCGCCCTCGCTGTTCGGTGACGCGGTGCCGCAGCGGGGCAGGGGAGAAGTGCCCTACGCCGCATACCTGCGCGAGGCTGCGGAGCGGGCGCAAATGCTGAACGTAGCAGCGCGGCGCCCCATTCCGGAACAAGTGCCGGGCGACTTGGTCTTTTTTGCTTACTGAGGGGCTTTTTGCCCGTCCAGCCCAGCCGAACTCCCCCCAATTCGCCTTTTGGAGCCGTGGAATCTACAATGCCTAACGCTCGTTAGCTAGACAGATTTCACAGGCCGCCGGGGCAAGCCTTTTGCCCCCAGCGGTCCGTGTGCCAGGAGGCCTGAAGTTCATGATTCAACCCTTTACTGCTGATCCCATCCGCTTCGTGGCGGAAGACGGGCGGCCTGTGCTGGCGCTGCCGGAGCGTTACACCCCGGCGCTGCTGCGTGAGCTGCACCGCCTGATGCTCCAGGGCCGCGAATTCGACCGCAAACTCATCACCCTGCTGCGGCAGGGGCGCACCAGCTTCTACTCGCAGGCGAGCGGCATGGAGGCCACCCAGATCGGGCTGGCGAAGGCCATTCGCGCCGGGCACGACTGGGTGTGGGGCTACTACCGCGACCAGGTGCTCGGCATGGGCCTCGGCGTGCCGATGTTCACGCTGATTTCGCAGTGTCTGGGCTCCAACACCGACGAGTGCCGGGGCCGCCAGATGCCGCACCACTTTTCCTCGCGGGCGCACAATTTCGTCTCGGCAAGCAGCTCCATCGCCTCGCAGGTGCCGCCCGCCGCCGGCAACGCGAGGGCGCAAAAGTACCTCGGCACCGATGAAATCACCGTCGTGACCTTTGGGGACGGCGCGACCAGTGAAGGCGACTGGCACACCGGCATGAACATGGCGGGCGCCATGCAGGCCCCCTGCCTCTTCGTGTGCGAGAACAACCAGTGGGCCATCAGCACCCACATCCGGCACCAGACCGCCTCCGAGAACATCCACATCAAGGCGAAGGCCTATGGGATGCCCGGCTTCTACGTGGACGGCAACGATGTGGTGGCCGTGATGGAAGTCTGCCACCACGCCGCCGAATGGGTGCGGGCGGGCAATGGCCCCGCGCTGGTCGAGTGCCTGACCTACCGCGTCGGCTCGCACTCCAACGCCGACGCCGACGCCGAAAAGAGCTACCGCACCCGCGACGAGGTGAACGAGTGGCTGGGCCGTGACCCGATTCAGCGCGTTGAAAACCTGCTCGAACACCTCGGCGACCCCATCAGCGCCGAGGAACGCGCCGGAATGATTGCCGAAATCCACAAGCAGATCGACGACGACGTGCGCCGCGCCGAGGCCGCCGGGTATCCCGACTGGCGCATCATGTTCGAAGACGTGTACTCCGACATGCCCGACCACCTGCGGCAGCAGGCGGCGATGCTGCGCGAGGAGCAGGGAGGCAGCGCATGACCGCGACCCAGGAGAAACAGGCACAGGGGAAGCAGGCAGGGACGGAACAGCCCGCCGTTCGCACCCTCAACCTCATTCAGGCGATCACTGAGGCGCTGGCCGACGAGCTGGAGCGCGACCCCAACGTGGTTCTCTTCGGGGAAGACGTGGGTGCGCGCGGCGGCGTGTTCATGGCGACGGCGGGCTTGCAGGAACGCTTCGGCAAAAAGCGCGTGTTCGACACCCCGCTCGCCGAGGGTTCCATCGTCGGCGCGGCGGTGGGCATGGCGGTGCGCGG from Deinococcus radiodurans R1 = ATCC 13939 = DSM 20539 includes these protein-coding regions:
- a CDS encoding aminotransferase class V-fold PLP-dependent enzyme; its protein translation is MDFASLRADLIGSEAVIRTPFGERRVTYADYVASGRALRSVEDQVRRLALPLYANTHTEDSATGAHSTHLTHEAHEYVKAQLGADASCKLVFCGSGSTAAVRRMQDILGLSVGCAHRLTVLDALPEHERPVVFVGPYEHHSNEVSWRETLAEVVEIPLCARGNLDLDALITALKDPRYARRPKIGSFSAASNVTGLLTDTRTVARILHRHGAYAFFDFAASAPYVAIDMKPGQPDGYDAVFLSPHKFVGGPGTPGLLCFRAELYRLSSPSTAGGGTVRYVSRTKHTFVDDIEAREDAGTPAILGKIRTALAFRVKEELGVRALTEREHELFGRAVTRLGIHPRVQLLGNPDAPRLAFLSFLVKAEDGTYLHPRFVVRLLNDLFGIQARGGCACAGPYGHALLDIDDERSERYFQCVMSDLDGLKPGWTRLNLAPWATDEEVDFLLSAIEFVAEHGEKFLPLYDFDWKTGAWTHPQDAAPPSLFGDAVPQRGRGEVPYAAYLREAAERAQMLNVAARRPIPEQVPGDLVFFAY
- a CDS encoding thiamine pyrophosphate-dependent dehydrogenase E1 component subunit alpha; this encodes MIQPFTADPIRFVAEDGRPVLALPERYTPALLRELHRLMLQGREFDRKLITLLRQGRTSFYSQASGMEATQIGLAKAIRAGHDWVWGYYRDQVLGMGLGVPMFTLISQCLGSNTDECRGRQMPHHFSSRAHNFVSASSSIASQVPPAAGNARAQKYLGTDEITVVTFGDGATSEGDWHTGMNMAGAMQAPCLFVCENNQWAISTHIRHQTASENIHIKAKAYGMPGFYVDGNDVVAVMEVCHHAAEWVRAGNGPALVECLTYRVGSHSNADADAEKSYRTRDEVNEWLGRDPIQRVENLLEHLGDPISAEERAGMIAEIHKQIDDDVRRAEAAGYPDWRIMFEDVYSDMPDHLRQQAAMLREEQGGSA